TTCGTCACAGCCTACGGGCGCGGCGGCCACACCATCGCGGTGCTCGGGACGATACCCAACCGGGTTTACGCCTACCGAGACGCCATCAAGGGCCGCGCGGAGTTTCCGCCGCGGCCGCCGTCCTGACCAAGCTCAGAGCCGGCTGAGCAGTTCGGCCTTCTTCGTGGCGAACTCCTCATCGGAGATGATGCCGCGCTCGTGCAGCCCGGCCAGAGACTCGATGGCTGCGACGACGGCCCCCGGGTCGCCGGCCTGGTGCTGCGGGGCCGGTGCGGACGTCGGCGTCTCGGCCACCTGTTGGGCCCCGAGCTCGGTCAGGCTGGACACGTCGAAGGTGCCCAGCTGGCTGGTGAAATTCACCGACCCGTATCCGCCACCCTGCTGCTGTTGCACACCGGTGATCTGGTGTTCGTCGGTGTCGAACACCTTCGTGACGCCGTTGACGTGGATCGCCAACCGCCGGGTGGCCGGGAAGATCGCGTAGCGCACGCTGTTCTGCCCACCGGACGAGGTGGGCACGCCCAGGTCCGCCGGCCACCAGTTGGCCGCGGTGAAGCCGCCCTGGGACTGGGTGGCGGTGGCCGGCGTGGCAGTGGAGCGAAACACCGTGGTGGAGGCGAGCAGCTGTGCCAGCTCGCCGCACAGCGCGTCGACGCGGGCCTTCAACGCGTTGTCGAACATGTTGCCGACCATCGTCATGCCGCCCCGCATCCATTGGCCGGAGCCGCCGAGTTCGGGAATGGAGAACTGGGCCATGGTGCCGCCGCCGGCGTGGATGGCGAACAGCATGGCCAGAACAGCATCGCGGGACAGCCCGTGGCGCTGCGCGATGTCGGTGATGGCGTTCTCGGCCTCGGGGGTGACCGTTGCCTGCATAGTCTTGGATCTTTCGTTGTCGGTGCAGTGGCGAGACTACCTACGGGTACCCCGCGATGCCGGTCGGCGAATCATGGCCAAAGATGAACGGCGTGAGCTTCGACGTGCGCGGACGGATATCGCGGAACGGTGAGCTCGCGCCCTGGCTGGCGGAGAACAGCCTCGGCAACCGGTTCGGGTTGGCGGTCGCCGGTAGCGACGAGGGCTACCGGTCCAGAGCCGTTGCCCTGGCAATCGTCGCGGCCGACGGGGACGGCCGCTACCTCGACCTCGCGGCGTTGACCGATGACGACGAGGCGGCGTTGGCATCGTGGCTCGCCGACCCGGGTCCGCCCAAGGCGGTGCACCGCGGCAAGTGGACGATGCATGCGCTGCGGAACTGTGGCTGGACGCTGCATGGTGTCACCTCCGATACCGCGCTGGCGGCGCACCTG
This genomic stretch from Mycobacterium paragordonae harbors:
- a CDS encoding SHOCT domain-containing protein — its product is MQATVTPEAENAITDIAQRHGLSRDAVLAMLFAIHAGGGTMAQFSIPELGGSGQWMRGGMTMVGNMFDNALKARVDALCGELAQLLASTTVFRSTATPATATQSQGGFTAANWWPADLGVPTSSGGQNSVRYAIFPATRRLAIHVNGVTKVFDTDEHQITGVQQQQGGGYGSVNFTSQLGTFDVSSLTELGAQQVAETPTSAPAPQHQAGDPGAVVAAIESLAGLHERGIISDEEFATKKAELLSRL